In a single window of the Cucumis melo cultivar AY chromosome 11, USDA_Cmelo_AY_1.0, whole genome shotgun sequence genome:
- the LOC103498886 gene encoding light-regulated protein, chloroplastic-like, whose amino-acid sequence MQLQAALSIAPPSCSLLPPTAKLMAFSIQTRSLPRQSQGTLKAKASAVGQEPSTVDYSSMSSVFPAEACDTVGGEACDVEMYPEVKLKPEAKKGSSVTEPVEREYLQYDSPKTVFPAEACDDLGGEFCDPEYQKGVY is encoded by the exons ATGCAGTTGCAGGCAGCTCTTTCCATAGCACCTCCATCATGCTCCCTCCTCCCACCAACAGCCAAATTAATGGCCTTCTCAATCCAAACTAGGTCCCTGCCAAGGCAAAGCCAAGGCACCCTAAAAGCAAAGGCAAGTGCAGTAGGACAAGAACCTTCAACTGTTGACTACAGCTCCATGTCCTC TGTTTTTCCAGCAGAGGCTTGTGACACTGTAGGAGGTGAAGCTTGTGATGTGGAAATGTATCCTGAAGTAAAACTAAAACCAGAGGCCAAAAAAGGGAGTAGTGTTACAGAGCCAGTTGAGAGAGAGTATCTACAATATGACAGTCCCAAGAC AGTCTTTCCGGCGGAGGCTTGTGATGATTTGGGTGGTGAGTTCTGTGATCCAGAGTATCAAAAAGGagtttactag
- the LOC103498890 gene encoding inactive leucine-rich repeat receptor-like protein kinase CORYNE, translated as MAFFTFNIHTLLYLFLFSFPLFSAATSGVQTHFPPFPKASRFNNGFQRILLSVALGVLTGLTASFLSVLFIRTLLRFLNRTPLLQGPLIFSPKIDADSLQSALLNQTHLLGSSSNPNGKCYKALLANGFTVAVKKLEPIQCGRTEARRRMQQQMAVLGALKHRNVMSLRAYVGEMGSCCLVYDFLPTGSLEDAMRKVRENQLELKWEVRLRIAVGIARGLQFLHFECNPRILHCNLKPSNILLDADFEPRLVDFGLTNLIPDFHTSASLYTAPECLNNSRYTDKSDIYSFGVILRVLLTGRDPIETEQVSSDRGDSSGSGGSLGRWVKQSVEPREALDKSIRGEGMEEEEEEEMVLALRIAGVCTSELAEDRPCSDELLVMLTQLQSF; from the exons ATGGCCTTCTTCACATTCAACATTCACACTCTTCTCTACCTCTTCCTATTCTCCTTTCCCCTCTTTTCAGCTGCCACCTCCGGAGTTCAAACTCATTTCCCCCCTTTTCCCAAAGCCTCCCGTTTCAACAATGGCTTTCAAAGGATTCTTCTCAGCGTCGCCTTAGGTGTCCTCACCGGACTCACTGCCTCTTTTCTCTCTGTTTTATTCATTCGCACCCTTCTCCGTTTCCTAAACAGAACCCCACTTCTCCAAGGACCCCTAATCTTTTCCCCCAAAATCGACGCCGATTCTCTTCAATCAGCTCTTTTGAACCAAACCCATCTCTTGGGTTCGAGTTCCAACCCAAATGGGAAATGCTACAAGGCGCTTCTCGCAAATGGGTTCACCGTGGCGGTGAAGAAGCTCGAACCCATTCAATGTGGAAGGACGGAGGCGCGGCGACGGATGCAGCAGCAGATGGCGGTGCTGGGTGCTCTGAAACATCGGAATGTGATGAGTTTAAGGGCTTACGTTGGTGAAATGGGAAGCTGTTGCTTGGTTTATGACTTTTTGCCTACTGGGTCTCTTGAGGATGCAATGAGGAAAGTGAGAGAGAATCAATTAGAACTCAAATGGGAAGTTCGGCTTCGAATTGCTGTTGGGATTGCTAGAGGGCTTCAGTTTCTCCATTTTGAATGCAACCCTCGAATTCTTCACTGCAATTTGAAGCCTTCAAACATTCTCCTAGATGCAGACTTCGAACCAAGATTGGTTGATTTTGGGTTAACGAATCTCATCCCTGATTTTCATACATCAGCTTCTTTGTACACTGCTCCCGAGTGTCTTAACAACTCCAG GTATACTGACAAGAGTGACATTTACAGCTTTGGGGTTATATTAAGAGTTCTGTTAACCGGTAGAGATCCGATAGAGACCGAACAAGTGTCGTCAGATAGAGGAGATAGCAGTGGCAGTGGGGGAAGTTTAGGGAGGTGGGTTAAGCAATCAGTGGAGCCACGAGAAGCTCTGGATAAGAGCATTAGAGGAGAAggaatggaagaagaagaagaagaagagatggtGTTGGCATTGAGAATTGCTGGTGTGTGCACATCAGAATTGGCTGAAGACAGGCCTTGTAGCGATGAATTACTTGTGATGTTGACTCAATTACAGAGCTTTTAA
- the LOC103498891 gene encoding trihelix transcription factor ASR3 isoform X1, which translates to MALQQLSLGPTPVDGVTNGVDVRPMSTDGGDDGSKTPRLPRWTRQEILVLIQGKKVAETRVRGGRAASLAFGSGQVEPKWASVSSYCKRHGVNRGPVQCRKRWSNLAGDFKKIKEWESQIREDTESFWVMRNDLRRERKLPGFFDREVYDILDSGSAPSPSPPLALALTPVPIPVPPHALNSDDGKPDAEPEHVFDSSKTAAADDGLFSDFEQDETSRSPLKEVAGKDVPPPTADGGIPAPTPLSETLYRPPGHDCPDQGTTNEKEAAANPEIGSTSSQEGRKRKRVALDGDEETILQDELIGILEKNGKLLTAQLEAQNMNFQLDREQRKHHADGLVAVLNKLADALGRIADKL; encoded by the exons ATGGCTTTGCAGCAGCTTAGCCTTGGCCCAACTCCTGTTGACGGCGTCACTAATGGCGTTGACGTCCGGCCGATGTCAACTGACGGCGGAGACGACGGAAGCAAAACCCCCAGGCTTCCGCGCTGGACCCGCCAGGAGATTCTCGTCCTCATACAAGGGAAGAAAGTTGCAGAGACAAGGGTTCGCGGTGGCCGAGCTGCTAGTCTCGCCTTTGGTTCTGGTCAGGTAGAACCAAAGTGGGCTTCGGTTTCTTCTTACTGTAAGAGACATGGAGTTAATCGAGGTCCGGTTCAGTGTCGGAAGAGATGGAGTAATTTGGCCGGTGATTTCAAGAAGATCAAGGAGTGGGAATCCCAAATTAGGGAAGATACTGAATCCTTTTGGGTTATGAGAAACGATTTGAGACGTGAGAGGAAATTGCCAGGGTTTTTCGATAGAGAGGTTTATGATATTTTGGATTCCGGTTCTGCTCCTTCGCCTTCCCCTCCTCTTGCGCTTGCTCTTACTCCTGTTCCTATTCCTGTTCCACCTCACGCTCTTAATTCTGACGACGGAAAACCCGACGCTGAGCCAGAACACGTCTTCGACAGTTCTAAAACTGCCGCGGCTGATGATGGTTTGTTTTCCGATTTCGAGCAGGATGAAACTAGTCGGAGCCCCTTGAAGGAAGTAGCGGGGAAGGATGTTCCACCACCGACGGCTGATGGGGGAATTCCTGCTCCGACGCCTTTATCAG AGACTCTGTACCGACCTCCTGGTCACGATTGTCCTGACCAAG GAAcaacaaatgaaaaagaagcAGCAGCAAATCCCGAGATAGGATCAACGTCGTCACAAGAGGGAAGGAAACGAAAGCGAGTTGCATTAGATGGGGACGAAGAAACCATCCTACAGGATGAATTGATTGGGATCCTTGAAAAGAATGGGAAACTACTGACTGCCCAACTTGAAGCTCAAAACATGAACTTCCAGCTAGACCGAGAGCAGCGAAAGCATCACGCCGATGGCTTAGTCGCAGTTCTTAACAAGCTCGCAGACGCTCTAGGACGAATCGCGGATAAGCTGTAG
- the LOC103498891 gene encoding trihelix transcription factor ASR3 isoform X2 — protein sequence MSTDGGDDGSKTPRLPRWTRQEILVLIQGKKVAETRVRGGRAASLAFGSGQVEPKWASVSSYCKRHGVNRGPVQCRKRWSNLAGDFKKIKEWESQIREDTESFWVMRNDLRRERKLPGFFDREVYDILDSGSAPSPSPPLALALTPVPIPVPPHALNSDDGKPDAEPEHVFDSSKTAAADDGLFSDFEQDETSRSPLKEVAGKDVPPPTADGGIPAPTPLSETLYRPPGHDCPDQGTTNEKEAAANPEIGSTSSQEGRKRKRVALDGDEETILQDELIGILEKNGKLLTAQLEAQNMNFQLDREQRKHHADGLVAVLNKLADALGRIADKL from the exons ATGTCAACTGACGGCGGAGACGACGGAAGCAAAACCCCCAGGCTTCCGCGCTGGACCCGCCAGGAGATTCTCGTCCTCATACAAGGGAAGAAAGTTGCAGAGACAAGGGTTCGCGGTGGCCGAGCTGCTAGTCTCGCCTTTGGTTCTGGTCAGGTAGAACCAAAGTGGGCTTCGGTTTCTTCTTACTGTAAGAGACATGGAGTTAATCGAGGTCCGGTTCAGTGTCGGAAGAGATGGAGTAATTTGGCCGGTGATTTCAAGAAGATCAAGGAGTGGGAATCCCAAATTAGGGAAGATACTGAATCCTTTTGGGTTATGAGAAACGATTTGAGACGTGAGAGGAAATTGCCAGGGTTTTTCGATAGAGAGGTTTATGATATTTTGGATTCCGGTTCTGCTCCTTCGCCTTCCCCTCCTCTTGCGCTTGCTCTTACTCCTGTTCCTATTCCTGTTCCACCTCACGCTCTTAATTCTGACGACGGAAAACCCGACGCTGAGCCAGAACACGTCTTCGACAGTTCTAAAACTGCCGCGGCTGATGATGGTTTGTTTTCCGATTTCGAGCAGGATGAAACTAGTCGGAGCCCCTTGAAGGAAGTAGCGGGGAAGGATGTTCCACCACCGACGGCTGATGGGGGAATTCCTGCTCCGACGCCTTTATCAG AGACTCTGTACCGACCTCCTGGTCACGATTGTCCTGACCAAG GAAcaacaaatgaaaaagaagcAGCAGCAAATCCCGAGATAGGATCAACGTCGTCACAAGAGGGAAGGAAACGAAAGCGAGTTGCATTAGATGGGGACGAAGAAACCATCCTACAGGATGAATTGATTGGGATCCTTGAAAAGAATGGGAAACTACTGACTGCCCAACTTGAAGCTCAAAACATGAACTTCCAGCTAGACCGAGAGCAGCGAAAGCATCACGCCGATGGCTTAGTCGCAGTTCTTAACAAGCTCGCAGACGCTCTAGGACGAATCGCGGATAAGCTGTAG